A single region of the Oncorhynchus keta strain PuntledgeMale-10-30-2019 chromosome 37, Oket_V2, whole genome shotgun sequence genome encodes:
- the LOC127916685 gene encoding uncharacterized protein LOC127916685 isoform X22, with amino-acid sequence MILTCCRLKVLHDDIVHIKYMILTCCRLKVLRGDIVHIKYMILTCCRLKVLRDDIVHIKYMILTCCRLKVLRDDIVHIKYMILTCCRLKVLRDDVVHIKYMILTCCRLKVKRDDIVHIKYMILTCCRLKVLCGDIVHIKYMILTYFRLKVLCGDIVHIKYMILTYFRLKVLCGDIVHIKYMILTCCRLKVLRDDVVHIKYMILTCCRLKVKRDDIVHIKYMILTCCRLKVLCGDIVHIKYMILTYFRLKVLCGDIVHIKYMILTYFRLKVLCGDIVHIKYMILTYFRLKVLCGDIVHIKYMILTCCRLKVLRDDIVHIKYLLLLNCHVPNNKHKLNGLPLHFQFY; translated from the exons atgatattgacttgttgcagattaaAGGTTCTGCATGATGACATAGTGCATATAAAGTACATGatattgacttgttgcagattaaAGGTTCTGCGTGGTGACATAGTGCATATAAAGTACATGatattgacttgttgcagattaaAGGTTCTGCGTGATGACATAGTGCATATAAAGTACATGatattgacttgttgcagattaaAG GTTCTGCGTGATGACATAGTGCATATAAAGTACATGatattgacttgttgcagattaaAGGTtctgcgtgatgacgtagtgcataTAAAGTACATGatattgacttgttgcagattaaAGGTTAAgcgtgatgacatagtgcacataaaGTACATGatattgacttgttgcagattaaAGGTTCTGTGTGGTGACATAGTGCACATAAAGTACATGATATTGACTTATTTCAGATTAAAGGTTCTGTGTGGTGACATAGTGCACATAAAGTACATGATATTGACTTATTTCAGATTAAAGGTTCTGTGTGGTGACATAGTGCACATAAAGTACATGatattgacttgttgcagattaaAGGTtctgcgtgatgacgtagtgcataTAAAGTACATGatattgacttgttgcagattaaAGGTTAAgcgtgatgacatagtgcacataaaGTACATGatattgacttgttgcagattaaAGGTTCTGTGTGGTGACATAGTGCACATAAAGTACATGATATTGACTTATTTCAGATTAAAGGTTCTGTGTGGTGACATAGTGCACATAAAGTACATGATATTGACTTATTTCAGATTAAAG GTTCTGTGTGGTGACATAGTGCACATAAAGTACATGATATTGACTTATTTCAGATTAAAGGTTCTGTGTGGTGACATAGTGCACATAAAGTACATGatattgacttgttgcagattaaAGGTTCTgcgtgatgacatagtgcacataaaATACCTTTTGCTGTTAAATTGCCATGTACCAAATAACAAACACAAGTTAAATGGGCTTCCATTGCATTTTCAATTCTACTGA
- the LOC127916685 gene encoding uncharacterized protein LOC127916685 isoform X24 produces the protein MILTCCRLKVLHDDIVHIKYMILTCCRLKVLRGDIVHIKYMILTCCRLKVLRDDIVHIKYMILTCCRLKVLRDDIVHIKYMILTCCRLKVLRDDVVHIKYMILTCCRLKVKRDDIVHIKYMILTCCRLKVLCGDIVHIKYMILTYFRLKVLCGDIVHIKYMILTYFRLKVLCGDIVHIKYMILTCCRLKVLCGDIVHIKYMILTYFRLKVLCGDIVHIKYMILTYFRLKVLCGDIVHIKYMILTCCRLKVLCGDIVHIKYMILTYFRLKVLCGDIVHIKYMILTCCRLKVLRDDIVHIKYLLLLNCHVPNNKHKLNGLPLHFQFY, from the exons atgatattgacttgttgcagattaaAGGTTCTGCATGATGACATAGTGCATATAAAGTACATGatattgacttgttgcagattaaAGGTTCTGCGTGGTGACATAGTGCATATAAAGTACATGatattgacttgttgcagattaaAGGTTCTGCGTGATGACATAGTGCATATAAAGTACATGatattgacttgttgcagattaaAG GTTCTGCGTGATGACATAGTGCATATAAAGTACATGatattgacttgttgcagattaaAGGTtctgcgtgatgacgtagtgcataTAAAGTACATGatattgacttgttgcagattaaAGGTTAAgcgtgatgacatagtgcacataaaGTACATGatattgacttgttgcagattaaAGGTTCTGTGTGGTGACATAGTGCACATAAAGTACATGATATTGACTTATTTCAGATTAAAGGTTCTGTGTGGTGACATAGTGCACATAAAGTACATGATATTGACTTATTTCAGATTAAAGGTTCTGTGTGGTGACATAGTGCACATAAAGTACATGatattgacttgttgcagattaaAGGTTCTGTGTGGTGACATAGTGCACATAAAGTACATGATATTGACTTATTTCAGATTAAAGGTTCTGTGTGGTGACATAGTGCACATAAAGTACATGATATTGACTTATTTCAGATTAAAGGTTCTGTGTGGTGACATAGTGCACATAAAGTACATGatattgacttgttgcagattaaAGGTTCTGTGTGGTGACATAGTGCACATAAAGTACATGATATTGACTTATTTCAGATTAAAGGTTCTGTGTGGTGACATAGTGCACATAAAGTACATGatattgacttgttgcagattaaAGGTTCTgcgtgatgacatagtgcacataaaATACCTTTTGCTGTTAAATTGCCATGTACCAAATAACAAACACAAGTTAAATGGGCTTCCATTGCATTTTCAATTCTACTGA